From Ignavibacterium sp.:
TTATTGGAAGAAATTAATAAGCGAGCTTCTTCATTAAACAAAGTTCAGAAAATTCTGCTCGAAGTGAAAACATCTTATGAAGAAACAAAATCCGGTTTAACTAATGAAGAAGAAATTTTCAGAATAGCAGAAGAAACAAAAAAATATCAAAATGTAAATCTCGTTGGATTGATGACAATTGCTCCTTTAACTGATGATGAAAATCTGATAAGAAAAAGTTTCAGAGACTTAAGATTATTGAAAGATAAATTGAACAAATCTGAATTAAATATTACTGAGCTTTCGATGGGAATGACAAGCGATTTTGAAATTGCTATCGAAGAAGGTTCAACTATGTTGAGAATTGGCTCAGCAATTTTTGGTGAACGGGATTACTCCAAAGACTGGAGACAAGTATGAAACTTCAACCATTTTCAATCCGGCAGCAAGAGTTTTCAAAAAAAATGCGTGGTTTCGACCCTGATGAAGTAAAAGCATTTCTTGAAAGAATAGCCGACGATGTTGAAGAACTTCTCAAAGAAAATGAAGAACTAAAGCAACAAGTCGAAACCTTAAATCAGCAGCTTGAAGAATTCAAAAAGATTGAAAAAAATCTTCAGGATACTTTACTTAAAGCTCAGGAAAGCTCTACCAAATCAATTGAATCTGCAAAGAAGCAAACCGCATTGATGATTAAAGAAGCTGAATTAAAAGCCGCTCAGATTGTTGAGAAAGCAAGAGAAAGTGCAAATGAAATCCGAAACGCAGTTCTGAATCTTCGCGAAGAAAAAGATATGCTTATTTCAAGACTTAAAGCGATTATCAGTTCGCAGGCACATTTACTTGAGGTAAAAATCGAAGACATTGATGAAGAAGTTGTTGTTCAGAAAAAGAAAACCAAAGATGAAAACAAAAAGCTTGATTTGAATATTGATGATATTGTGGAGAAATTATTATGAGTGAACTTCTGAACAAAATTAACGAGACGATTTCAGTAATAAAAAAACATACCACTGATAATTACCCGATTGGAATTATTCTCGGAACCGGACTTGGTGGATTAGTTAAAGAAATAAATATCGAAAATCATATTGATTATGCTGAACTTCCGCACTTTCCTTTGTCAACAGTTGAATCACATCAGGGCAAATTAATTTTTGGTACAATAAACGGAAAAAAAATTGTTGCAATGCAGGGAAGATTTCATTACTACGAAGGTTATTCGATGCAGCAAATTACTTATCCCGTTCGTGTAATGAAATTTCTTGGTGTTCAGACTTTGCTTGTTTCAAATGCTTGCGGCGGAATGAATCCAGTTTATCGCAAAGGCGATTTGATGCTGATGATTGATCATATAAATCTGCTTGGAGATAATCCGCTTATTGGGAAAAATGAAGATAGTCTTGGACCAAGATTTCCCGATATGAGTGAACCATATTCACTTGAGCTTATTAAACTTGCAGAAGAAGTTGCTCTGGAAAATAAAATAAAAATTCATAAGGGTGTTTATGTTGCTGTTCCGGGACCAAATCTCGAAACAAAAGCTGAATACAGATTTCTTCGCGCTACCGGTGCTGATGTTGTTGGAATGTCAACTGTGCCTGAGAATATTGTTGCAAATCATATGGGAATGAAAGTGCTTGGAATAAGTATAATCACCGATGAATGTTTCCCCGATTCACTAAAACCAGTTGATGTTAAAGAAATTATTCACACAGCTATGGAAGCTGAACCGAAAATGACTTTGATTATGAAAGAAGTAATTAAGAGGTTGTAATGTCAGTGTCATTAAAAAATATTTTGAAAAATTATTTCGCTGCATTTTTGATTGCTGTATTTATTTATACCTCTAATTTTCTTAACACAGATTTATTCAACTTTGGTGAATATAATTTCGTCGTTTGGTTCGTGCTTTCAATATTTTGTTTTGCAAGCGGATGGTTTATCAACCGTCAGGTTGGCTGGCATCACGGTGGGAAAGTACTTTTTGCAATTATCGTTGCAATAACTATTCTAAGTCTGATCACTGTTACATTCTTCAGTGAATACTTTGGAACAAATCAAATAATTACTGAAAACCTGATTCTTTTTAGTTTAAGAAATATTACCCTTGGTGCAATGGGATTTTTTGGAATGGCAGTTCAGGAAGTGCTTAGCGGTGAAAGAGAAGCAGTGATACTTCGCGAAAAACTTAAAATCTATGAAGACAATATTATTGATTCAAAGAAAGAAGCTGAGCTGACGCTGAAAGAAGCTGAAATAAAAGCAAAAGAAATTCTAACCGATGCTGAAGCTCAGGCAAAAAATATTATTCTTAAAAAAGAAAGAATAGAAAGAGAACTAAAAGAATTTATTCAGGCAGAGAAAGAACTGATTAAAAAATACAAGGATTTATAAAATCAACTTCAGAGAAACTATGTTCAAACAAAATTTAGAAAAAATTAATTACCCGAAAATTGAAGAAGAGATTCTCAAATTCTGGCAGGAAAATAAAATTTTTGAAAAAAGTGTTACCACCAGAGATGAAAACAAATCATTCACTTTTTATGAAGGTCCGCCAACTGCGAACGGTAAACCGGGAATTCACCATGTAATGGCAAGAACATTAAAAGACCTTGTTTGCCGTTATAAAACATTGAAAGGATTTCGGGTTGAAAGAAAAGCCGGTTGGGACACTCACGGATTACCTGTTGAAATTGAAGTAGAAAAACTTCTCGGTATCAAACACAAAAGCGAAGTAATTGAATACGGAATTGAAAAGTACAATCAGAAATGTCGCGAATCAGTTTTTACTTATCTCGATCTTTGGGAAAAGATGACAACCCGAATGGGTTACTGGATTGATCTTGATTCCGCTTACATAACTCTTGATAACAAATATATCGAATCGGTCTGGTGGGCACTTAAAACTTTATTCGATAAAGGTCTTATTTATAAAGATTATAAAATTGTCCCTCAGGATCCGAAATCAGAGACTGTTCTTTCATCTCACGAACTTGCACTTGGTTACCGCGAAACAAAAGATCCTTCAGTTTATGTTTTATTTCAAAGAGCGGATGCTGATGAATTTTTCCTCGTTTGGACAACTACTCCCTGGACATTGATTTCAAATGTTGCTCTTGCTGTAGGCCCTGAGATTGATTATGTGAAAATCAGAACTGACAGTAAAGTTTTAATTCTTGCCAAAGACAGATTGTCAGTTATTGATGGTGATTATGAAATTCTTGAAGAGATGAAAGGCAAAGATTTATTGGGAATCGAATACGAACAACTTTTCGATTATTGTGATGTTGACAAGAAAGCTTTCTATGTAATTGCAGGTGATTTTGTAAGTACGGAAGATGGTTCAGGAATCGTTCATATTGCACCTGCGTTTGGTGCCGATGACTATGAGGTTTCGAAAAAATACAACCTTCCGATGCTTCAACCGGTCACCCGCTCTGGGGTTTTCACCGACGAAGTAACGGATTTTGCAGGACAATTTGTTAAAGATGCCGATAACGGAATAATCCTTAAGCTAAAGAAAGATGGAAAACTTTATAAGAAAGAAACGATACTTCACACATATCCTTTTAGCTGGCGTCATCAGGATGTTCCGGTAATTTATTATGCAAGAGAATCTTGGTTTATTCGCACCACTCAAATTGCCAACAGAATGGTTGAGCTGAATAAAACAATTAACTGGCAACCACCTGAAGTTGGAGCTGGAAGATTTGGTAATTGGCTTGAAGAAAATAAAGACTGGGCTTTGTCGCGCGATCGTTTCTGGGCAACACCACTTCCAATCTGGATTAGTGATGATGGTGATATGTTTGCAGTCGGAAGTATTGAAGAATTAAAACAGGGATTCATTGAAGAAAACGGTAAAAGAATTTCTGTTGCTGATGTTGAAAATATTGATTTGCACAAACCATTTGTAGATAAAATTCTTTTTGAAAAAAATGGTAAGATTTATAAACGCACTCCTGAAGTGATTGATGTTTGGTTTGATTCAGGCGCAATGCCGTTTGCACAATATCATTATCCGTTCGAAAACAAAGAAAACTTTGAAAAGAAATTTTTCCCGGCTGATTTTATCTGCGAGGGAATTGATCAGACACGAGGTTGGTTTTACACACTTCACGCAATCGCAACTATGTTATTTGACAATGTTGCTTTCAGAAATGTGATTGTGAATGAATTGATTCTTGATAAAAATGGAATGAAAATGTCCAAATCGAGAGGAAACACTGTTGATCCTTTTGATTTGTTTGATAAATACGGTGCGGATACAACAAGATGGTATCTGGTTACTAACAGTCCGCCATGGCGACCAACATTGTTTGATGAAGAAGCATTAGTTGAAGTTCAGAGAAAATTTTTCGGAACACTTGTAAACACTTATTCATTCTTTGCACTTTATGCTAATATTGATAAATTCAATTTCAGTGATTCACTTGTGCCTTATGGTGAAAGACCGGAGATTGACAGATGGATAATTTCCAAACTCAATGCTTTGGTTGAAGAATATGAAAAACAAATGGATGCTTACGATGTAACTAAAGCTGCTCGTGCTGTAAGTGATTTCACAATTGATCAGCTTTCAAACTGGTATGTGAGAAGAAGTCGTCGTCGTTTCTGGAAGTCAGAGATGAACAAAGAAAAACTTTCTGCTTATCAGACTTTGTATGAGTGCTTGATTACTGTCTCAAAGCTAACTTCACCGTTCGCTCCGTTTATTGCTGAAGAGATTTACAGAAATCTTAATACAGTTACAAAAAAAGAAAATTATGAATCGGTTCATCTCGCAGATTTTCCATCAATCACTTACCGAGAACCTGAACTTGAAGAGAAAATGGATGTTGCTCAGAAGGTAGTTTATCTGACCAGAGCAATTCGCGCAAAGAATAATCTTAAAGTTCGTCAGCCACTTAAACGAATGATGGTTGTTGTTGAAAAAGACAGAAGAGATGCTCTTGGAAAAATGAAAGATGTTATTCTTGATGAAGTAAACATTAAAGAATTAGTCGTTCTTGATGATGACTCCGAAATCGTAAACAAAACTGCTAAATCTAACTTCAAATCAATCGGACCAAGGTTTGGGAAAAAAGTAAAAGCTGTAGCTGAAATAATTAAAAACTTTGGTAAGGATGAAATAAAAAAACTTGAGTCGGGTGAGAATATTGAAATTGAAGTTGATGGTGAGAAACTTTCAATCGCAAAAGATGATGTTGAAATTATGAGTCATCAGATTGAAGGTTGGGTTGTTGAATCTGAAGAAGGTGTTACAGTTGCAATCGATACAGAGCTCGATGAAAAACTTATTGAAGAAGGTCTTGCAAGAGAATTTGTAAATCGTGTTCAGAATATGAGAAAGGACGCTGGGTTTGATGTAACGGATAAAATTAACATAAGCTTTACAGGAAATTCAGAACTAGTTAAAGCAATAAATAACTTTTCTGATTATATTTCTAACGAAACTCTTGCGGAAAAAATAATTTCAGAACAAATTTCAGATGGAGGATTCAGACAAGATTGGAAAATCGGTGACTATGAATGCTCTATCCGAATCGAGAAGATTTAATCCTTAACGAAGGAGGAAAACACAATGGCAAAAAAACAAACTAAGAAACCAATTAAAAAAGCCACGATAAAAAAAGGCAAGGAGGAAAAGAAAAAAGTGAAGAAAGCACCTGCAAAGAAAACAGTTAAAAAGGTTGTGAAAAAAGCTGCACCTGCTAAGAAAGCTGTAAAGAAAAAAGAAGTTAAGAAAGTTGTTGCTAAGAAAACTTCTGTAAAGAAAGAAACTGTTAAAAAACCAGTTAAGACAGAGAATAAAGTCGAGAAGAAGAAATTAACTCCTAAAGAAGAAAAAGCATTGAAGCAGCAGCCGGCAGTTCAGTCACAGGTTGAAGCAGCAATTGAAGATGAAAGCAAGATTGATGAAATCTATCAGGCAGAACTTGAAGCAGCAAGAAGAAAAGCCGAAGCTTTAAAGAAGATTAAAGGATATAGTAAAAAAGATCTCGAACACTTCAAGAAAATAATTCTTGAAAAGCGTGACGAAATTCTTGAACAACTACAGAATCTGAAAGAACAAATGCTCGATCCTTCAACAGGTGAGTACATTAACGAAAATTCTCCTTACTCACTTCATATGGCTGAGCAGGGAACCGATGCAATGGAAAGAGAAAAAACTTTTCTCTATGCACAGAGAGAAACAAAATTTTTAGGTTATCTTGAAGATGCATTAAAGAGAATTGAAAACGGTACTTATGGAATTTGTATTGAATGTATTGAGGAACCTCAGCATTTGTGTGAAACCTGTCCGCTTATTCCAAAAGCAAGATTGGAAGCCGTTCCACACAGTCAGTTGTGCTTACCAATGAAGCAAAGACAGGAAAAGAAGTAAACCGATTTTGGGGTAAGGAATTTCACATCGAATTGCCAAACCCCTTTTTTTATTTTTGATAAGATTTTTGGAGTGATTTTTCAGAGTGAAAGTAATTTATATTTCTATTGCTGTTGTAATAATCGATCAACTTAGCAAAATTTTTGTTAAAGGTTTTTCCATTCCATTTCTAAATTTCAATTTTGATGGAATGTACTACGGACAAAGCATTCCTGTCATTGGTGATTTCTTCAGATTAACTTACATAGAAAATCCCGGAATGGCATTCGGTTTTGATCCGGGTGATGGATTCAAATTAGCAATCTCATTATTTTCTTTAGTTGCAAGCATTGGTTTGTTGATTTATCTCTATGCTATCAGGAACAAAAGTTTAAGCTTAAGAGTAGCAATTGCTTTTATTCTTGGTGGTGCAGTTGGTAATCTTATTGACAGGACTTTTTACGGGATTATTTTTGGTTATGCACCTTTATTTTACGGAAGAGTAGTTGACTTCTTCGATTTTGATTTTTTTAATTTCACCATATTCGGAAGAAGTTATGACCGCTGGCCAATTTTTAATATTGCCGATGCTGCCGTAACAGTAGGCGTTCTGATTTTAATTTTATTTTATAAGAAACACGAAGAAGAAAAAGAAATTGAAAAGTCTTTGGTTGCTGCCACTGCTGAAACAACTAATACAACACATCAAATCATAACTGATGAATTAACTTCTGCGGAAGATTCAGTCAGTACAGCAGAAGAAACCAATGAGCAAATTGATAACCGAAAAGAAGTATCAGATTAATGTTCCTGATGGAAAAAAGAAGGAACGATTAGATACTTTTCTTGTCAATCAGATTGAAAACGCAACCCGTTCAAAAATTCAGAAAGCAATTGAAGCAGGATTAGTTACTGTAAACGGAAATCCTGCTAAAGCAAATTACGCTGTGAAACCCGGCGATGTTATAATTGCAATTCAACCAATCACTCCAAGACCTGAAGATGTTGAACCGGAAGAAATTCCTCTCGACATTGTTTATGAAGATGATTATCTGATAGTTGTAAACAAACCCGCTGGAATGGTTGCACATCCTGCATATGCAAACTATACGGGAACTCTTGTAAATGCTCTGCTTCATCATACAAAAAAACTAAGTGAACTGAGTGATGCCGGAAGACCCGGAATTGTTCATCGTATTGATAAAGACACAAGTGGTTTGCTTGTGGTGGCTAAAGATGATTTTACTCATGCTAAACTTGCCGAACAGTTTTCAAAGCATTCAATAGAAAGAGAATATCACGCTGTCTGTTGGGGAAAACTTCCTGATAAAAAAGGTGAAATAAAAACTAACATTACACGAAGTAAATCAGACAGAAAAAAATTTACTATCAGTCAAAGTGAAGGAAAGCTTGCAATTACTTATTATGAAGTAATTGAAGAATTTGAATTTACATCTTATATAAAACTGAATTTAAAGACAGGCAGAACACACCAGATTCGTGTTCATCTTTCTGGAATTGGCAGACCAATATTTGGCGACAGAACTTACGGCGGTGATAAAATTCATTTCGGCAGTGACTTACCTAAAATAAAAAGTCGTGTAAGCAATCTTCTTGAAATAATGCCCCGACAAGCATTGCATGCAAAAACA
This genomic window contains:
- a CDS encoding YggS family pyridoxal phosphate-dependent enzyme yields the protein MIAENLARLRERIERKCKEVGRNPEEIRLIAVSKYFGTDAILEANKAGVKDFGENRAQELMLKFEKIGNQVIWHFIGTLQKNKVKYAVKAAEYIHSVDSIELLEEINKRASSLNKVQKILLEVKTSYEETKSGLTNEEEIFRIAEETKKYQNVNLVGLMTIAPLTDDENLIRKSFRDLRLLKDKLNKSELNITELSMGMTSDFEIAIEEGSTMLRIGSAIFGERDYSKDWRQV
- a CDS encoding DivIVA domain-containing protein, with amino-acid sequence MKLQPFSIRQQEFSKKMRGFDPDEVKAFLERIADDVEELLKENEELKQQVETLNQQLEEFKKIEKNLQDTLLKAQESSTKSIESAKKQTALMIKEAELKAAQIVEKARESANEIRNAVLNLREEKDMLISRLKAIISSQAHLLEVKIEDIDEEVVVQKKKTKDENKKLDLNIDDIVEKLL
- a CDS encoding RluA family pseudouridine synthase — its product is MSKLITEKKYQINVPDGKKKERLDTFLVNQIENATRSKIQKAIEAGLVTVNGNPAKANYAVKPGDVIIAIQPITPRPEDVEPEEIPLDIVYEDDYLIVVNKPAGMVAHPAYANYTGTLVNALLHHTKKLSELSDAGRPGIVHRIDKDTSGLLVVAKDDFTHAKLAEQFSKHSIEREYHAVCWGKLPDKKGEIKTNITRSKSDRKKFTISQSEGKLAITYYEVIEEFEFTSYIKLNLKTGRTHQIRVHLSGIGRPIFGDRTYGGDKIHFGSDLPKIKSRVSNLLEIMPRQALHAKTLGFIHPHTKKIVRFDSELPQDFKLLLEKLRN
- a CDS encoding purine-nucleoside phosphorylase, with amino-acid sequence MSELLNKINETISVIKKHTTDNYPIGIILGTGLGGLVKEINIENHIDYAELPHFPLSTVESHQGKLIFGTINGKKIVAMQGRFHYYEGYSMQQITYPVRVMKFLGVQTLLVSNACGGMNPVYRKGDLMLMIDHINLLGDNPLIGKNEDSLGPRFPDMSEPYSLELIKLAEEVALENKIKIHKGVYVAVPGPNLETKAEYRFLRATGADVVGMSTVPENIVANHMGMKVLGISIITDECFPDSLKPVDVKEIIHTAMEAEPKMTLIMKEVIKRL
- the ileS gene encoding isoleucine--tRNA ligase is translated as MFKQNLEKINYPKIEEEILKFWQENKIFEKSVTTRDENKSFTFYEGPPTANGKPGIHHVMARTLKDLVCRYKTLKGFRVERKAGWDTHGLPVEIEVEKLLGIKHKSEVIEYGIEKYNQKCRESVFTYLDLWEKMTTRMGYWIDLDSAYITLDNKYIESVWWALKTLFDKGLIYKDYKIVPQDPKSETVLSSHELALGYRETKDPSVYVLFQRADADEFFLVWTTTPWTLISNVALAVGPEIDYVKIRTDSKVLILAKDRLSVIDGDYEILEEMKGKDLLGIEYEQLFDYCDVDKKAFYVIAGDFVSTEDGSGIVHIAPAFGADDYEVSKKYNLPMLQPVTRSGVFTDEVTDFAGQFVKDADNGIILKLKKDGKLYKKETILHTYPFSWRHQDVPVIYYARESWFIRTTQIANRMVELNKTINWQPPEVGAGRFGNWLEENKDWALSRDRFWATPLPIWISDDGDMFAVGSIEELKQGFIEENGKRISVADVENIDLHKPFVDKILFEKNGKIYKRTPEVIDVWFDSGAMPFAQYHYPFENKENFEKKFFPADFICEGIDQTRGWFYTLHAIATMLFDNVAFRNVIVNELILDKNGMKMSKSRGNTVDPFDLFDKYGADTTRWYLVTNSPPWRPTLFDEEALVEVQRKFFGTLVNTYSFFALYANIDKFNFSDSLVPYGERPEIDRWIISKLNALVEEYEKQMDAYDVTKAARAVSDFTIDQLSNWYVRRSRRRFWKSEMNKEKLSAYQTLYECLITVSKLTSPFAPFIAEEIYRNLNTVTKKENYESVHLADFPSITYREPELEEKMDVAQKVVYLTRAIRAKNNLKVRQPLKRMMVVVEKDRRDALGKMKDVILDEVNIKELVVLDDDSEIVNKTAKSNFKSIGPRFGKKVKAVAEIIKNFGKDEIKKLESGENIEIEVDGEKLSIAKDDVEIMSHQIEGWVVESEEGVTVAIDTELDEKLIEEGLAREFVNRVQNMRKDAGFDVTDKINISFTGNSELVKAINNFSDYISNETLAEKIISEQISDGGFRQDWKIGDYECSIRIEKI
- the lspA gene encoding signal peptidase II gives rise to the protein MKVIYISIAVVIIDQLSKIFVKGFSIPFLNFNFDGMYYGQSIPVIGDFFRLTYIENPGMAFGFDPGDGFKLAISLFSLVASIGLLIYLYAIRNKSLSLRVAIAFILGGAVGNLIDRTFYGIIFGYAPLFYGRVVDFFDFDFFNFTIFGRSYDRWPIFNIADAAVTVGVLILILFYKKHEEEKEIEKSLVAATAETTNTTHQIITDELTSAEDSVSTAEETNEQIDNRKEVSD
- a CDS encoding conjugal transfer protein TraR gives rise to the protein MAKKQTKKPIKKATIKKGKEEKKKVKKAPAKKTVKKVVKKAAPAKKAVKKKEVKKVVAKKTSVKKETVKKPVKTENKVEKKKLTPKEEKALKQQPAVQSQVEAAIEDESKIDEIYQAELEAARRKAEALKKIKGYSKKDLEHFKKIILEKRDEILEQLQNLKEQMLDPSTGEYINENSPYSLHMAEQGTDAMEREKTFLYAQRETKFLGYLEDALKRIENGTYGICIECIEEPQHLCETCPLIPKARLEAVPHSQLCLPMKQRQEKK